The proteins below are encoded in one region of Effusibacillus dendaii:
- the rpsH gene encoding 30S ribosomal protein S8 has translation MVMTDPIADMLTRIRNANMVGHEKVEIPGSNIKRQIAEILKREGFIRDAEFIPDNKQGIIRVFLKYGQGNEKVITGLKRISKPGLRVYAQREAIPRVLGGLGIAILSTSKGVMTDKEARRSHVGGEVICYVW, from the coding sequence ATGGTAATGACTGATCCGATTGCAGATATGCTTACCCGTATTCGGAACGCCAATATGGTAGGTCACGAGAAGGTAGAAATTCCGGGATCTAACATCAAACGGCAGATTGCGGAAATTCTCAAGCGAGAAGGATTTATTCGGGATGCGGAATTTATTCCTGATAATAAGCAGGGAATAATTCGTGTTTTCCTGAAGTATGGTCAGGGCAATGAAAAAGTAATTACCGGGTTGAAGCGGATTTCCAAACCTGGTTTGCGTGTATATGCACAGCGAGAAGCAATTCCGCGTGTGCTGGGTGGATTGGGTATCGCAATCCTGTCTACTTCAAAAGGCGTTATGACTGATAAAGAGGCTCGCCGTTCACATGTAGGCGGCGAAGTAATTTGTTACGTTTGGTAA
- a CDS encoding type Z 30S ribosomal protein S14: MAKKSMIAKSQRKPKFSTRAYTRCRICGRPHSVLRKFGMCRICFRELAYKGQLPGVKKASW, encoded by the coding sequence ATGGCTAAAAAGTCCATGATCGCCAAGTCCCAGCGGAAACCGAAGTTCAGTACCCGCGCTTATACGCGGTGCCGCATTTGCGGACGTCCTCATTCCGTATTGCGGAAATTCGGGATGTGCCGAATTTGTTTCCGTGAGCTTGCATACAAGGGACAATTGCCTGGTGTTAAAAAAGCCAGCTGGTAA
- the rplE gene encoding 50S ribosomal protein L5 produces the protein MARLNEKFKTDVVSALMQKFGYKSVMQVPKIEKVVINVGLGEAIQNAKALDAAVEDIQQITGQKPVVTRAKKSIAGFKLREGMPVGVKVTLRGDRMYHFMDKLFNVALPRVRDFRGVSPKAFDGRGNYTLGLKEQLIFPEIEYDKIDKVRGMDIVFVTTAKTDEEARELLTQLGMPFSQS, from the coding sequence TTGGCACGTTTGAATGAAAAATTTAAGACGGATGTTGTTTCTGCGTTGATGCAGAAGTTCGGTTATAAAAGCGTAATGCAGGTTCCCAAGATCGAAAAAGTGGTTATCAACGTAGGTCTTGGAGAAGCGATTCAAAACGCAAAAGCGTTAGATGCGGCCGTTGAAGACATTCAACAGATTACCGGTCAAAAGCCGGTTGTCACGCGGGCAAAGAAATCGATCGCTGGTTTCAAATTGCGTGAAGGCATGCCCGTCGGCGTCAAAGTAACGCTTCGCGGGGATCGCATGTATCATTTCATGGATAAGCTGTTTAACGTAGCGCTGCCGCGCGTACGGGATTTCCGAGGTGTTTCCCCGAAAGCGTTTGATGGTCGTGGGAATTATACGCTCGGATTGAAAGAACAGTTGATTTTCCCTGAAATTGAATACGACAAAATCGATAAAGTTCGCGGGATGGACATTGTATTCGTAACCACCGCAAAAACGGATGAAGAAGCACGTGAACTTCTGACTCAACTCGGAATGCCGTTCAGTCAATCGTAA
- the rplX gene encoding 50S ribosomal protein L24 — protein sequence MSKAKLHVKKGDQVKVISGKDKGKKGKILEAYPSEGRVLVEGVNMIKRHTRANAAYPQGGIIEREAPIHASNVMVLDPKTDEPTRTGKKILKDGKKVRYAKKSGEVIDK from the coding sequence ATGTCGAAAGCAAAATTACACGTAAAAAAAGGTGATCAGGTAAAGGTGATCTCCGGTAAGGATAAAGGCAAGAAAGGCAAAATTTTGGAGGCATACCCGTCCGAAGGCCGTGTTCTGGTAGAAGGCGTTAACATGATTAAACGTCACACACGCGCCAATGCGGCTTATCCGCAAGGCGGCATCATAGAACGGGAAGCGCCAATCCACGCATCGAACGTAATGGTTCTTGATCCGAAAACGGATGAACCGACACGGACAGGCAAAAAGATTTTGAAAGACGGTAAAAAAGTTCGGTACGCAAAAAAATCTGGCGAAGTGATTGATAAGTAA
- the rplN gene encoding 50S ribosomal protein L14 gives MIQPQTRLVVADNSGAKEIMCFRVLGGSNRRTANIGDIIVASVKSATPGGVVKKGDVVKAVIVRSKRGVRRDDGSYIRFDENAAVIIKDDKSPRGTRIFGPVARELREKEFMKIISLAPEVL, from the coding sequence ATGATTCAACCGCAAACACGTCTTGTAGTGGCTGACAACTCGGGAGCTAAAGAAATTATGTGTTTCCGCGTATTGGGCGGATCCAACCGTCGTACGGCTAACATCGGCGATATTATTGTCGCTTCTGTCAAGAGTGCAACACCCGGAGGCGTTGTCAAGAAAGGCGATGTTGTAAAAGCTGTTATTGTGCGTTCGAAGCGTGGTGTTCGACGTGATGACGGATCGTATATTCGTTTTGATGAAAATGCTGCAGTTATCATTAAAGATGACAAAAGCCCGCGTGGCACCCGTATCTTTGGACCGGTCGCACGTGAACTGCGTGAAAAAGAATTTATGAAGATTATTTCTTTGGCTCCGGAAGTACTGTAA
- the rpsQ gene encoding 30S ribosomal protein S17: MSDTRNYRKVRVGKVVSDKMDKTIVVAVESRKKHPLYGKAIHVTKKFKVHDENNTAKIGDIVKIMETRPLSKDKNWRLVEVVEKAVIL; this comes from the coding sequence ATGAGCGATACACGGAATTATCGCAAAGTCCGCGTTGGTAAAGTGGTATCGGATAAGATGGATAAAACGATCGTAGTGGCTGTTGAGTCGCGGAAAAAGCATCCGCTGTACGGAAAAGCGATTCACGTTACTAAAAAATTTAAGGTTCATGATGAAAACAATACGGCTAAAATCGGTGACATTGTAAAAATCATGGAGACCCGTCCGTTGTCGAAAGACAAAAACTGGCGTCTGGTCGAAGTGGTCGAAAAAGCCGTTATTCTGTAA
- the rpmC gene encoding 50S ribosomal protein L29, which produces MKVNDLRDLSTAEIENKIDSLKDELFNLRFQLATGQLENPMRIREVRKDIARAKTILRERELGIG; this is translated from the coding sequence ATGAAAGTTAATGATCTTCGTGACTTGTCCACCGCAGAAATTGAAAACAAAATCGATTCTTTAAAAGACGAGCTTTTCAATCTGCGTTTCCAACTTGCTACAGGGCAATTGGAGAATCCGATGCGGATTCGCGAAGTTCGTAAAGACATTGCCCGTGCGAAAACAATCCTGAGAGAACGTGAACTGGGGATTGGATAA
- the rplP gene encoding 50S ribosomal protein L16 has protein sequence MLMPKRTKHRKTHRPELAGKSKAGNEVTFGEFGLQALEPAWITNRQIEAARIAMTRYIRRGGKVWIKIFPSTPITAKPAETRMGAGKGSPEKWVAVVKPGRIMFELAGVSEEVAREAMRLAMHKLPIKCKFVKRGETGGEANES, from the coding sequence ATGTTGATGCCAAAGCGCACTAAGCATCGCAAAACGCATCGCCCGGAACTGGCGGGTAAATCCAAAGCGGGCAACGAGGTTACTTTTGGTGAATTTGGTCTGCAAGCCCTTGAACCTGCATGGATTACAAACCGTCAAATCGAGGCTGCACGTATTGCGATGACTCGATATATCCGCCGTGGCGGTAAAGTATGGATTAAAATTTTCCCATCGACACCGATTACGGCCAAACCGGCTGAAACCCGGATGGGTGCCGGTAAAGGTTCACCGGAAAAATGGGTGGCAGTAGTAAAGCCGGGACGAATCATGTTCGAACTGGCGGGAGTATCGGAAGAAGTAGCTCGTGAAGCAATGCGCCTTGCGATGCACAAACTGCCGATCAAGTGTAAGTTTGTAAAACGTGGAGAAACGGGTGGTGAGGCAAATGAAAGTTAA
- the rpsC gene encoding 30S ribosomal protein S3 has product MGQKVNPVGLRIGVIRDWESKWFANKKDYTELLHEDIKIRDIVFKRLKDASVSNVEIERAANRVNVNIHTAKPGMVIGKGGSEVDALRNYLNQFTGKRVHINITEIKSPELNAQLVADGIAQQLERRVAFRRAMKQSIQRTMRAGAKGIKVQVSGRLAGAEIARTEGYSEGTVPLHTLRADIDYATSEAHTTYGRIGVKVWIYRGQVLPTKGGRKAVEEGGK; this is encoded by the coding sequence ATGGGACAGAAGGTTAATCCGGTAGGTTTGCGGATTGGTGTCATTCGTGACTGGGAATCGAAGTGGTTCGCAAACAAAAAAGACTACACGGAACTTTTGCACGAAGACATCAAAATCCGTGATATTGTGTTTAAACGTTTGAAAGATGCCTCCGTGTCAAATGTCGAAATTGAGCGCGCGGCAAACCGTGTTAACGTCAATATTCACACGGCAAAACCCGGTATGGTAATCGGTAAAGGCGGCTCGGAAGTGGATGCACTCCGTAACTACCTGAACCAGTTTACTGGCAAACGTGTGCATATTAACATCACAGAAATTAAATCGCCAGAACTCAACGCCCAGTTGGTGGCAGACGGCATTGCACAGCAATTGGAACGTCGTGTTGCATTCCGTCGTGCGATGAAGCAATCGATCCAACGGACCATGCGGGCGGGCGCAAAAGGAATTAAAGTACAGGTGTCCGGTCGTTTGGCAGGTGCCGAAATTGCACGTACAGAAGGATATTCGGAAGGTACAGTGCCGCTTCATACTCTGCGTGCAGACATTGATTATGCGACATCTGAAGCGCACACCACTTATGGACGTATCGGTGTGAAAGTATGGATCTACCGCGGGCAAGTGCTTCCGACGAAAGGCGGCCGCAAAGCTGTTGAAGAAGGAGGTAAGTAA
- the rplV gene encoding 50S ribosomal protein L22: MEAKAIARHVRIAPRKVRLVVDLIRGKKVGEAIAILKHTPKAASPVVEKVLKSAIANADHNLNLNVDDLVISQIFVDQGTTLKRFRPRAQGRASRIHKRTSHITVVVSEK; encoded by the coding sequence ATGGAAGCCAAAGCTATTGCGCGCCATGTACGCATTGCGCCGCGAAAAGTTCGTTTGGTAGTCGATTTGATCCGTGGCAAAAAGGTCGGTGAAGCAATTGCGATTTTAAAGCATACTCCGAAAGCGGCATCGCCGGTGGTGGAAAAAGTTTTGAAATCTGCGATCGCAAATGCGGATCATAACTTAAACTTGAATGTCGACGATCTGGTGATCAGCCAAATTTTTGTCGATCAAGGAACTACACTGAAGCGGTTCCGTCCTCGTGCACAGGGACGTGCTTCTCGAATTCATAAACGCACTAGCCATATTACGGTTGTAGTGAGTGAAAAATAA
- the rpsS gene encoding 30S ribosomal protein S19, protein MGRSLKKGPFVDDHLMSKVEALNAANDKKVIKTWSRRSTIFPEFVGHTFAVYDGRKHVPVYVTEDMVGHKLGEFAPTRTFKGHAGDEKASRR, encoded by the coding sequence ATGGGTCGTTCGCTGAAAAAGGGACCGTTTGTAGATGATCATCTGATGAGCAAAGTGGAAGCGCTGAATGCTGCCAACGATAAAAAGGTGATTAAAACATGGTCTCGTCGTTCTACGATTTTCCCGGAATTTGTGGGTCATACGTTTGCTGTTTATGACGGACGCAAACATGTTCCTGTTTACGTGACGGAAGATATGGTGGGCCATAAGCTCGGTGAGTTCGCGCCTACTCGTACGTTTAAAGGTCATGCGGGTGACGAAAAAGCATCCCGTCGGTAA
- the rplB gene encoding 50S ribosomal protein L2, with translation MGIKKYKPTSPGRRFMSVSTFEEITTDQPEKSLLEPLKKNAGRNNQGKITTRHQGGGHKRQYRVIDFKRNKDGIAGRVATIEYDPNRSANIALINYADGEKRYILAPLGLKVGDTVYSGADADIKVGNSLPLVNIPVGTVIHNIELKPGKGGQLARAAGAEAQLLAKEGDYCHVRLSSGEVRLIRSECRATVGQVGNLDYENVNIGKAGRSRWLGKRPTVRGVVMNPNDHPHGGGEGRAPIGRKSPMSPWGKPTLGKKTRKKNKPSNKYIVRSRKK, from the coding sequence GTGGGAATTAAAAAATATAAACCCACGTCTCCCGGACGTCGTTTTATGTCCGTATCGACGTTTGAAGAGATTACCACCGATCAACCTGAGAAATCTCTCCTTGAACCGCTGAAGAAAAATGCGGGACGTAATAACCAAGGGAAAATTACGACCCGTCATCAGGGCGGCGGTCACAAGCGACAGTATCGGGTGATCGATTTTAAACGCAACAAAGACGGAATTGCTGGACGGGTAGCGACTATTGAGTACGATCCGAACCGTTCCGCAAATATCGCATTGATTAACTATGCGGATGGCGAAAAACGCTACATCCTCGCTCCGCTAGGGCTGAAAGTAGGAGATACGGTCTATTCGGGTGCGGATGCGGATATCAAGGTTGGTAATTCTCTGCCGTTGGTCAACATTCCGGTTGGTACCGTGATTCATAACATCGAGTTGAAGCCAGGCAAGGGTGGTCAGTTGGCTCGCGCTGCCGGTGCAGAAGCACAGCTTCTCGCAAAAGAAGGCGACTACTGCCACGTGCGGCTTTCCTCCGGTGAAGTTCGTTTGATCCGTTCGGAATGCCGAGCTACTGTTGGTCAAGTTGGGAACTTGGATTATGAGAATGTGAATATCGGTAAAGCGGGACGTTCCCGTTGGTTAGGCAAGCGCCCGACTGTTCGCGGTGTTGTCATGAACCCGAACGATCACCCGCATGGCGGTGGTGAAGGACGCGCTCCGATCGGACGTAAGTCGCCGATGTCTCCTTGGGGTAAACCTACATTGGGCAAGAAGACACGCAAGAAGAACAAACCGTCGAACAAATATATTGTTCGTTCCCGCAAAAAGTAA
- the rplW gene encoding 50S ribosomal protein L23 produces MKNPRDIIKRPVITERSTEQMEENKFTFEVDLKANKTEIKKAIEDIFGVKVEKVNTMRVPGKQKRVGRYVGMTSEWKKAIVTLSKDSKPISFFEGA; encoded by the coding sequence ATGAAAAATCCGCGCGATATCATTAAACGCCCTGTTATCACCGAGCGCTCCACGGAACAAATGGAAGAAAACAAATTCACCTTTGAAGTGGATCTGAAGGCGAATAAAACGGAAATCAAGAAAGCGATCGAAGACATTTTTGGTGTGAAAGTCGAGAAAGTGAACACGATGCGTGTTCCTGGCAAACAGAAACGTGTAGGACGCTATGTGGGCATGACATCCGAGTGGAAAAAAGCCATCGTTACCTTGTCGAAAGATTCGAAGCCGATTTCTTTCTTCGAAGGTGCGTAA
- the rplD gene encoding 50S ribosomal protein L4: MPKVPVLNLEGKQVGEIELADSVFGIEPNKHVLHEAVVMQLASLRRGTHDVKNRSEVRGGGRKPWRQKGTGRARQGSIRAPQWVGGGTVFGPTPRSYAYKLPKKVRRLAIKSALSSKVNENAIIVLDSLDFDAPKTKEMVQVLKNINADKKALVVGLESNTNAELSARNIPGVKFVEATGINVYDLLNHGSLVISKDAVAKVEEVFA, encoded by the coding sequence ATGCCGAAAGTTCCAGTTTTAAATTTGGAAGGGAAGCAAGTGGGTGAAATTGAACTTGCTGATTCTGTTTTCGGAATTGAACCGAATAAACATGTGCTGCACGAAGCGGTTGTTATGCAGCTGGCTAGCTTGCGCCGCGGTACACATGACGTAAAAAACCGTTCGGAAGTTAGAGGCGGCGGCCGGAAGCCGTGGCGACAAAAGGGAACAGGTCGGGCTCGCCAAGGTTCCATTCGTGCTCCACAGTGGGTTGGCGGAGGAACCGTGTTTGGACCGACACCTCGCTCCTATGCGTACAAACTTCCGAAAAAAGTACGCCGTTTGGCTATCAAATCTGCATTGTCGTCGAAAGTAAACGAAAATGCGATCATTGTGCTCGATTCATTGGATTTTGACGCACCGAAAACAAAAGAAATGGTTCAAGTGCTGAAAAACATCAATGCAGATAAAAAAGCACTCGTTGTAGGTCTTGAGAGCAATACAAACGCAGAGTTGTCTGCTCGCAATATTCCGGGCGTAAAGTTTGTAGAAGCAACCGGCATTAACGTTTATGATTTGTTGAATCACGGCTCTTTGGTGATTTCCAAAGATGCGGTTGCAAAAGTGGAGGAGGTGTTCGCGTAA
- the rplC gene encoding 50S ribosomal protein L3, which yields MKGILGRKLGMTQYFKEDGTCIPVTVIEAGPCVVMQKKDLQNDGYEAVQIGFADKKRANKPATGHAAKAQTTPKRYVRELRGVDLTQYEVGQVLKADVFEAGETVDVVGVSKGKGFAGAIKRHNQSRGPMTHGSRYHRGPGSLGSINPNRVFKGQTLPGRMGGERVTVQNLEIVKVDTDRNLLLVKGSVPGPKNTFVTVKSAIKSGK from the coding sequence ATGAAAGGCATTTTAGGACGCAAGTTGGGAATGACGCAGTATTTTAAAGAAGATGGAACGTGTATTCCGGTAACGGTTATCGAAGCGGGTCCGTGTGTAGTGATGCAAAAGAAAGATTTGCAAAACGACGGATATGAAGCCGTGCAAATTGGCTTTGCAGATAAAAAGCGCGCGAATAAGCCGGCAACAGGCCATGCAGCAAAAGCACAAACAACTCCGAAACGGTATGTCCGCGAATTACGCGGGGTTGATTTAACGCAATATGAAGTAGGCCAAGTGTTGAAGGCGGATGTGTTTGAAGCGGGCGAAACGGTTGACGTAGTCGGCGTTTCAAAGGGCAAGGGGTTTGCAGGGGCGATTAAGCGCCACAACCAATCTCGTGGTCCAATGACGCACGGTTCTCGTTATCATCGTGGTCCCGGTTCACTTGGTTCGATCAATCCGAACCGTGTGTTTAAAGGGCAAACGCTGCCCGGCCGGATGGGTGGAGAACGTGTAACGGTGCAAAACCTGGAGATCGTGAAAGTGGATACCGATCGCAATTTGTTGCTTGTAAAAGGCTCCGTACCGGGCCCGAAAAACACGTTTGTGACTGTAAAATCAGCTATTAAGTCGGGTAAATAA
- the rpsJ gene encoding 30S ribosomal protein S10 → MAKQKIRIRLKAFDHQVLDTSAEKIVETAKRSGASVSGPIPLPTEKQVYTILRAPHKYKDAREQFEMRTHKRLIDIVNPTPQTVDALMRLDLPSGVDIEIKL, encoded by the coding sequence ATGGCAAAGCAAAAAATCCGCATTCGCTTGAAAGCATTCGATCATCAAGTGCTTGACACCTCTGCTGAAAAGATTGTTGAGACAGCGAAACGCTCCGGAGCATCTGTATCGGGTCCGATCCCGCTTCCGACTGAGAAGCAGGTATATACGATCCTTCGTGCGCCGCACAAGTACAAAGATGCACGTGAGCAATTCGAAATGCGGACGCACAAGCGGTTAATTGATATTGTGAATCCAACACCGCAAACTGTGGATGCTTTGATGCGTTTAGATTTGCCGTCTGGCGTAGACATCGAAATCAAATTGTAA
- the tuf gene encoding elongation factor Tu encodes MAKAKFERTKPHVNIGTIGHVDHGKTTLTAAITTVLASRGQAQAMAYDAIDKAPEERERGITINTAHVEYETANRHYAHVDCPGHADYVKNMITGAAQMDGAILVVSAADGPMPQTREHILLSRQVGVPHIVVFMNKCDMVDDEELLDLVEMEIRDLLSEYEFPGDEIPVIRGSAKEALDNPNGEWAKKIDELMAAVDSYIPEPARQTDKPFLMPVEDVFTITGRGTVATGRVERGEIKVGEEVEIVGLAEETKKTVVTGVEMFRKLLDSAQAGDNIGALLRGVERKEIERGQVLVKPGSIKPHTSFRAEVYVLTKEEGGRHTPFFNGYRPQFYVRTTDVTGVVKLPAGTEMVMPGDNITVDVELIAPIALEEGTRFAIREGGRTVGAGVVVSISK; translated from the coding sequence ATGGCAAAAGCTAAATTTGAACGTACAAAGCCGCACGTTAACATCGGTACGATCGGTCACGTTGACCACGGTAAAACCACTTTGACTGCTGCGATCACCACTGTTCTTGCGAGCCGCGGCCAAGCGCAAGCTATGGCTTATGACGCAATTGACAAGGCGCCGGAAGAGCGTGAACGCGGTATTACGATCAACACCGCTCACGTGGAATACGAAACGGCTAACCGTCACTATGCACACGTTGACTGTCCGGGCCACGCTGACTATGTGAAAAACATGATCACCGGTGCTGCTCAAATGGACGGCGCTATCCTTGTTGTGTCGGCTGCTGACGGCCCGATGCCGCAAACGCGCGAACACATTCTGTTGTCTCGGCAGGTAGGCGTTCCGCACATCGTTGTATTCATGAACAAATGCGACATGGTGGACGATGAAGAACTGCTCGATCTCGTAGAAATGGAAATTCGCGATTTGCTGTCTGAATATGAATTCCCGGGAGATGAAATTCCGGTTATTCGCGGATCTGCAAAAGAAGCTTTGGACAACCCGAATGGGGAATGGGCGAAAAAAATAGACGAACTGATGGCTGCTGTTGACTCCTACATCCCGGAACCTGCTCGTCAAACGGATAAGCCTTTCTTGATGCCGGTTGAGGATGTGTTCACGATTACTGGTCGTGGTACGGTTGCAACTGGTCGTGTGGAGCGCGGTGAAATTAAAGTTGGCGAAGAAGTTGAAATCGTCGGTCTTGCAGAAGAAACCAAAAAGACGGTTGTTACCGGTGTGGAAATGTTCCGCAAACTGCTTGACAGCGCGCAAGCAGGGGACAACATCGGTGCGCTTCTGCGCGGTGTTGAACGTAAAGAAATTGAGCGCGGTCAGGTTCTTGTTAAGCCGGGTTCTATCAAACCTCACACTAGTTTCAGAGCAGAAGTATACGTGTTGACAAAAGAAGAAGGTGGACGTCACACCCCGTTCTTCAACGGCTACCGTCCGCAGTTTTATGTTCGTACGACCGACGTTACCGGTGTTGTTAAACTTCCTGCCGGCACGGAAATGGTGATGCCTGGCGACAACATCACAGTCGATGTTGAATTGATCGCTCCGATCGCTTTGGAAGAAGGTACCCGCTTTGCCATTCGTGAAGGTGGACGCACTGTGGGAGCCGGTGTAGTAGTTTCCATCTCCAAGTAA
- the fusA gene encoding elongation factor G, whose translation MAREFPLEKTRNIGIMAHIDAGKTTTTERILFYTGRVHKIGEVHEGAATMDWMVQEQERGITITSAATTAQWKGHRINIIDTPGHVDFTVEVERSLRVLDGAVGVFCAKGGVEPQSETVWRQADKYGVPRIAYVNKMDIIGADFYRAVDQMRNRLKKNAVPIQLPIGAEDTFVGIVDLVEMKAIIYTDDLGKVSEARDIPEEIKDKAEEYRGRLLEAVAEVDEDLMMKYLEGEEMTLEEIKAALRKGTISGQIVPVLCGSSYKNKGVQPMLDAVVDYLPAPTDVPAIKGVKEDGTETSRPSSDAEPFAALAFKIMTDPYVGKLAFFRVYSGVLNSGSYVLNSTKNKRERIGRILQMHANHREEISTVYAGDIAAAVGLKDTTTGDTLCDEKNIVILESMEFPEPVIDVAIEPKTKADQDKMGLALAKLAEEDPTFKTHTDQETGQTIISGMGELHLEIIVDRLLREFKVEANVGKPQVAYKETIKGRTKVEGKFVRQSGGKGQYGHVWLELEPLERGQGYIFENKIVGGVVPREYIPAVDEGVQEAMENGVLAGYPLIDMKVTIVDGSYHDVDSSEMAFKIAGSMALKAGVLKADPVILEPIMKVEVTVPEEYMGDIMGDINSRRGRIEGMEAVGGGQVIRGYVPLSEMFGYATSLRSRTQGRGNYSMEFYSYEEVPKSIAQEIISKNKG comes from the coding sequence ATGGCTCGTGAGTTTCCGTTAGAAAAAACAAGAAATATTGGAATCATGGCTCACATTGATGCCGGGAAAACGACTACCACTGAGCGTATTCTGTTTTATACCGGACGGGTTCATAAAATTGGCGAAGTACATGAAGGCGCTGCGACGATGGACTGGATGGTTCAGGAACAAGAGCGCGGAATTACAATTACTTCTGCTGCTACTACTGCTCAGTGGAAAGGGCATCGGATCAATATTATCGACACGCCCGGTCACGTGGACTTCACGGTTGAAGTGGAGCGTTCTCTTCGTGTGTTGGATGGAGCTGTTGGTGTGTTCTGTGCCAAAGGCGGTGTAGAACCACAGTCGGAAACCGTTTGGCGGCAGGCCGATAAATATGGTGTTCCACGTATTGCTTACGTAAACAAGATGGACATCATTGGGGCTGACTTCTATCGTGCCGTTGACCAAATGCGCAACCGTTTGAAAAAGAACGCGGTACCCATTCAATTGCCAATTGGCGCTGAAGATACTTTTGTCGGTATAGTCGATCTTGTTGAAATGAAAGCGATTATTTACACCGACGACCTTGGTAAAGTATCGGAAGCAAGAGACATACCGGAAGAAATTAAGGACAAAGCGGAAGAATACCGTGGCCGATTGCTGGAAGCAGTGGCTGAGGTTGATGAAGATCTGATGATGAAGTATCTCGAAGGCGAAGAAATGACGCTGGAAGAAATTAAGGCCGCTCTTCGCAAAGGTACCATCAGCGGTCAAATTGTTCCGGTTCTGTGCGGATCTTCCTATAAGAACAAAGGTGTTCAACCGATGCTGGATGCGGTTGTCGATTATTTGCCGGCTCCAACAGATGTTCCGGCGATCAAGGGTGTTAAAGAAGATGGAACGGAAACCTCTCGTCCTTCAAGTGACGCAGAACCGTTTGCCGCTTTGGCATTCAAGATTATGACCGACCCGTATGTTGGTAAGCTCGCCTTCTTCCGTGTTTACTCCGGCGTGCTTAACTCCGGTTCATACGTGTTGAACTCCACCAAAAACAAACGGGAACGTATCGGCCGTATTCTCCAGATGCATGCAAACCACCGTGAAGAGATTTCTACGGTATATGCGGGTGATATCGCGGCTGCCGTTGGCCTGAAAGATACTACAACCGGAGATACGCTCTGTGATGAAAAGAACATTGTAATTCTTGAGTCCATGGAATTTCCGGAACCCGTTATTGATGTCGCGATTGAACCTAAGACAAAAGCGGATCAGGACAAAATGGGTCTTGCACTTGCCAAACTTGCGGAGGAAGATCCTACATTTAAAACTCACACAGACCAAGAAACCGGACAAACGATTATTTCCGGAATGGGTGAACTTCACCTGGAAATTATCGTAGACCGTTTGTTGCGCGAGTTTAAAGTGGAGGCGAACGTAGGTAAGCCGCAGGTTGCATACAAGGAAACCATTAAAGGCCGCACTAAGGTCGAAGGTAAGTTTGTTCGCCAATCAGGTGGTAAAGGACAATACGGGCACGTATGGCTTGAGCTTGAACCGCTTGAACGTGGGCAAGGCTATATCTTTGAAAACAAAATTGTCGGTGGTGTAGTTCCGAGAGAATATATTCCGGCTGTTGACGAAGGTGTACAGGAAGCGATGGAAAACGGAGTCCTTGCAGGTTATCCGTTGATCGATATGAAAGTTACCATTGTTGACGGTTCATACCACGATGTAGACTCCTCGGAAATGGCGTTTAAGATTGCCGGTTCCATGGCGTTGAAAGCGGGTGTGTTAAAAGCCGATCCGGTCATTCTTGAACCGATCATGAAGGTTGAAGTAACAGTACCGGAAGAATACATGGGCGACATCATGGGTGATATCAACTCCCGACGCGGACGCATTGAAGGTATGGAGGCGGTTGGCGGCGGGCAAGTCATTCGTGGATACGTGCCTCTTTCTGAGATGTTTGGTTATGCGACCTCCTTGCGTTCTCGTACGCAGGGTCGCGGGAACTATTCAATGGAATTTTATTCCTATGAGGAAGTTCCGAAGAGCATCGCGCAAGAGATTATTTCCAAAAACAAGGGCTAA